A window of the Brassica napus cultivar Da-Ae chromosome C5, Da-Ae, whole genome shotgun sequence genome harbors these coding sequences:
- the LOC125574830 gene encoding uncharacterized protein LOC125574830, whose protein sequence is METESNLVLRKTELKSYSHKHFHSTNALEILRESVRILRYNLGAFMLTAAVLICPVSAVLLPNFLVDHSLVNKLTVKLLLVAKSSGLPLQPFVKHSCQKFAETAVSSAMCFPLFVTVSLLSKAAVVYSVDATYSREKVEINKFLAALKKLWKRVVYTYLWVCILIVGCFTFFCVLLVSICSSFSVLGFSPDFNVYGAILVGLAFSIVFANAIIVCNTAVVISVLEDVSGAGALVRASDLIKGQVQVGLLIFLGSTLGLAFVEGLFDHRVKKLSYGDGSSRLWEGPLLVVMYSFVTLIDSMMSAVFYFSCRVYYSMEASSVGETHPIMMDTVEVVDT, encoded by the coding sequence ATGGAGACGGAATCGAATCTCGTCTTGCGGAAAACGGAGCTCAAGTCATACAGTCACAAACACTTCCACTCAACCAACGCGTTAGAGATCCTGAGAGAATCCGTTCGAATCCTCCGGTACAATCTCGGTGCGTTCATGCTAACCGCCGCCGTTTTGATCTGCCCCGTCTCCGCTGTCCTCTTACCAAACTTTCTAGTTGATCACTCGCTGGTGAACAAACTCACGGTGAAGCTCCTCTTAGTAGCCAAGTCGAGCGGTCTCCCTCTCCAGCCTTTCGTGAAACACTCTTGTCAGAAATTCGCCGAGACCGCTGTTTCGTCCGCGATGTGTTTCCCTCTGTTCGTCACCGTGTCGCTCTTGTCTAAAGCAGCGGTGGTTTACTCGGTGGACGCTACTTACTCGAGGGAAAAGGTCGAGATAAACAAGTTCTTGGCAGCTTTGAAGAAGCTTTGGAAGCGAGTTGTGTACACTTACCTGTGGGTTTGCATTCTGATCGTTGGCTGCTTCACTTTCTTCTGCGTTCTCCTCGTGTCAATCTGCAGCTCCTTCTCTGTCCTCGGCTTCTCTCCAGATTTCAATGTCTACGGAGCCATCTTAGTCGGTTTAGCGTTCTCCATCGTTTTCGCCAACGCCATCATAGTCTGCAACACTGCGGTGGTGATCTCGGTTCTTGAAGATGTTTCAGGGGCGGGAGCGTTGGTGAGAGCTAGTGATCTGATCAAAGGGCAGGTTCAGGTGGGGCTGTTGATATTCTTGGGGTCGACTTTGGGGTTGGCGTTCGTGGAAGGGCTGTTTGATCACAGAGTGAAGAAGCTGAGTTATGGAGATGGGTCTTCGAGGCTATGGGAAGGACCTCTGCTCGTGGTGATGTATTCCTTTGTGACGCTTATAGATTCGATGATGAGTGCGGTGTTCTATTTCAGCTGCAGAGTTTATTATAGTATGGAAGCTTCTTCTGTAGGCGAAACTCATCCAATAATGATGGATACTGTTGAGGTTGTGGATACTTAG
- the BNAC05G20190D gene encoding isopentenyl phosphate kinase, which produces MELNLSERPTRSIRCIVKLGGAAITRKNELEEIHDENLEAVACQLRKAMMEGSAPSKVIGMDWSKRPGSSEIACDVDDLGDQASSEFSKFVVVHGAGSFGHFQASRSGVHKGGLEKPIVKAGFVATRISVTNLNLEIVRALAREGIPTIGMSPFSCGWTTSKRDVASADLATVAKTIDSGFVPVLHGDAVLDNILGCTILSGDVIIRHLADHLKPEYVVFLTDVYGVFDRPPSENDAVLLKEIAVGEDGSWKVVNPVLDLTNKKVQTSVAAHDTTGGMETKIAEAAMIAKLGIDVYIVKAATPHSQRALNGELRESVPDDWCGTIIRFSK; this is translated from the exons ATGGAGCTGAATCTATCTGAGAGACCGACCAGATCAATTCGTTGCATTGTGAAACTTG GAGGTGCGGCTATTACACGGAAGAACGAGCTGGAGGAGATTCACGATGAGAATCTGGAAGCTGTGGCGTGTCAGTTACGTAAGGCTATGATGGAGGGTTCGGCTCCAAGCAAGGTTATTGGAATGGATTGGAGCAAGAGACCTGGAAGCTCTGAGATTGCTTGTGATGTCGATGACTTGGGTGATCAGGCCTCTTCTGAGTTTAGCAAGTTTGTTGTTGTTCACGGCGCAG GTTCCTTTGGACACTTTCAGGCCAGCAGATCAGGTGTTCACAAAGGAGGACTTGAGAAACCTATTGTCAAAGCTGGTTTCGTCGCTACTCGCATATCT GTCACAAATCTCAATCTTGAGATTGTACGAGCGCTTGCACGAG AGGGTATTCCTACAATCGGCATGTCTCCATTTTCATGTGGCTGGACAACCTCCAAAAGAGAC GTGGCTTCTGCGGATCTAGCAACAGTAGCTAAAACAATCGATTCAGGATTTGTCCCT GTTCTCCATGGAGATGCAGTGCTAGACAATATACTG GGCTGCACCATATTGAGTGGTGATGTTATCATCCGTCATCTTGCAGATCATTTGAAGCCAGAATATGTTGTCTTCCTC ACAGATGTGTATGGTGTTTTCGATCGACCACCTTCAGAGAATGATGCTGTGCTCTTGAAAGAGATCG CTGTTGGAGAAGATGGAAGCTGGAAGGTTGTGAATCCAGTGTTGGACCTCACAAACAAGAAAG TTCAAACATCTGTTGCGGCCCATGATACAACGGGTGGGATGGAAACAAAGATAGCAGAAGCTGCTATGATTGCGAAGCTCGGAATCGATGTCTACATTGTGAAG GCTGCGACTCCTCATTCACAGAGAGCGCTCAACGGCGAACTGAGAGAGAGTGTACCTGACGATTGGTGCGGTACTATCATCAGATTCTCAAAGTAG
- the LOC125587687 gene encoding eukaryotic translation initiation factor 5A-2-like, whose translation MSDEEHHFESSDAGASKTYPQQAGNIRKGGHIVIKGRPCKVVEVSTSKTGKHGHAKCHFVAIDIFTAKKLEDIVPSSHNCDVPHVNRVDYQLIDISEDGFVSLLTDSGGTKDDLKLPTDDNLSALMKSGFEEGKDVVVSVMSSMGEEQICAVKEVGGGK comes from the exons ATGTCTGACGAAGAGCACCACTTCGAGTCCAGCGACGCCGGAGCTTCCAAGACCTACCCTCAGCAGGCTGGTAACATCCGTAAAGGTGGTCACATCGTCATCAAGGGCCGTCCTTGCAAG GTTGTTGAGGTTTCGACTTCGAAGACTGGCAAGCACGGTCACGCCAAGTGTCACTTTGTTGCTATTGATATCTTCACTGCTAAGAAGCTTGAGGATATTGTTCCCTCTTCCCACAATTGTGAT GTTCCACATGTGAACCGTGTTGATTACCAGCTGATTGATATCTCTGAGGATGGCTTT GTTAGCCTTTTGACCGACAGTGGTGGCACTAAGGATGACCTCAAGCTTCCCACCGATGACAATCTCAGCGCTCTG ATGAAGAGTGGATTTGAGGAGGGAAAGGATGTGGTGGTGTCTGTCATGTCTTCAATGGGAGAGGAGCAGATCTGTGCCGTCAAGGAAGTCGGTGGTGGCAAGTAA